The nucleotide window tAATGTTCGGATAGCACTTCCCTGCAATAAGGATGTTTTTCTGATTTGTATGTTTACCTGCATTTTAGATATTCTTATGTTTTTGCTTCATGTAGCATTTCTGCTGATTATGTATACGTAAACCAAACAAAACAAAAGGAGCACCAAACTATCTGAATATACACAAAATATagtttataaaattaaaaaatataaaaaaatacatacagaggcaaataaataaaaaagttccaaAAGAAGACATCAGCTGTAAGGGGAAGGACCTGAGTGGGAATCCTATAAGTCAATCCCTAATAAGCACAGTGCACTGTATGACGAGTAACTGATCCCTAACTCACTAAGTACAGTAATTTAACTTCCACTATAATGTCACGTCACATAACTTTTTTTAGGGGGGGTGGGGCATTATGATATTGGCGCTTATTGTTCCCAGCCCCATCATTTATGTCATGTGGGCACAATTTTTTGATGATTATGATACGATCTGAATTTTCCATTCTATTGTAAATTACATGATGAGACTGGCACAAGTTACATTTTCAATTAAATATTAATGTTCATTTCTAAAAACATTGTCTAGGCTTCTGAATTAGCTTTAAACTGTGTAATCGTCTGTCAATGTATTGTtctttttgtacttttttgtaagcactgtactttCTTTTATAGTGAAGCAGAAAAATGCTAACGTTTGTCTATGTCCTCTATTAGGATCCACAGATCTTCCTTATAGTTTGCGTGCTCTGCTGTTTTAAATCTTTaatgaagctctgtcaccagattttgcagcccctatctgctattgcagcagataggcgctgcaatgtagattacagtaacgtttttatttttttaaaaagagcatttttggccaagttatgaccatttttgtagttatgcaaatgaggcttgcaaaagtccaagtccaagtacaactgggcgtgtattatgtgcgtacatcggggtgtttttaatacttttactagcagggcgctctgacgagaagtatcatccacttctcttcagaacgcccagcttctggcagtgcagatctgtgacgtcactcacaggtcctgcatcgtgtcggacacatcggcaccagaggcttcagttgattctgcagcagcatcggcgttagcaggtaagtcgatgtagctacttacctgcaaacgccgatgctgctgcagaatcaactgtagcctctggtgccgatgtgtcctcgctcgtctgacacgatgcaggacctgtgagtgacgtcacagcgtgatcaggcagaagctgggcgttctgaagagaagtggatgatacttctcatcagaacgcccagctagtaaaagtattaaaaacaccccgatgtacgcacataatacacgcccacttggacttttacttttaaacacacccacttggacttttgcaagcctcatttgcataactacaaaaatggtcataacttggccaaaaatgctcgttttttaaaaataaaaacgttactgtaatctacattgcagcgccgatctgctgcaatagcagataggggttgcaaaatctggtgacagagcctctttaagggcatgaccacacgtggcggatttcctccgcaactgtccgcatcaatgccgcacagaatctgcgtcgcagattctgctgcggatctgcacaaaatgtgcagaaaattgatgcggactagctgctgcggactgcgggaaaagtgcttcccttcgccctatcagtgcaggatagagagaagggacagcactttccctagtgaaagtaaaagaatttcatacttaccgcccgttgtcttggtgacgcgtccctctttcggcatccagcccgacctccctggatgacgcgccagtccatgtgaccgctgcagcctgtgcttggcctgtgattggctgcagccgtcacttacactgaaacgtcatcctgggaggccggactggagacacgcagggagttctcggtaagtatgaacttatatgtttttttacagatacatgtatattgagatcggtagtcactgtcccgggtgcagaaacagttactgccgatcgcttaactctttcagcaccctggacagtgactatttactgacgtctcctagcaacgctcccgtcattacgggagccccattgacttcctcagtctggctgtagacctagaaatacataggtccagccagaatgaagaaatgtcatggtagtaaaaccaatacgctccgcagcacacataacatgtgcatgacagctgcggacttcattgcggaacttagaatctccattgaagtcaatggagaaattccgccatgagtccgccactgctccgcaacagacagagcatgctgcggacaccaaattccgctccgcagcctatgctccgcagcggaattttacgcctcgtctaaacgaacactgctaaattaaagtgtaagtcaatggacaaacggcaccgctgcggattaacgctgcggagtgtccgcagcggaatttaagtgaaattccgccacgtgtgaacccgccctaaggctacattcagacgagctttTCCGATTttcgcacgtaaaaaacgcagtgtttttcctacatttcttgtccGTGTACGTTgcctattggcatcagtgtgctttgtgtgtggcatgcgtttttcatatCCCTGCAAGcactacatttttaaaaataaattatttctctgcttttcaatgtatttgatgcgtgaaagatggacagcacatggatgttggtggaaatgcaccaatataagacacagtgagtttcacgcaacggacacacgctgcatgaaaaacaacaCATGTGTTAATGACACCATTAaattgaatgggtccgtgtgctgtgagtgatttcaacggacagcacacggacgagtattacgctcatctgaatgagccctaaccgtgtgtacatctgtatataatgtgtgtggctcaGAATTGATAGGTGATTGTGAGTTGTGGCTCAATTTAAGTGGGAGGAAAGAACAGAATCAAGTGATTGGATAGGCATAGATTACCCCATACATTTAGACCCACGGCTAAATGTAAAGTGTGTAATGTTGCAAGACTTGACATTACACTAAATTACACCCATTTCATGCACATTTCCTGTAGCTATTGCTCTCTAATACGTATACATTTGGCTACACAAAGGTGAGACAAGGATgtaatagagaaaaaaaatcctGGAACTTGATTTTATCTCCACCCAGGAACACTTTACCACAGATAATAAAATACCATGCGTATGTTAGTTCCTTCTAGAATAACTTGTTTGTATAGTCAGTAATTTGTTGCTTACGTATAACATGACTAAGAATGGGAAAAGATAAGAATATATTGCTGGTGTTTACAAGACATTCTCTATTTTTAGGCAGTTTTATAGATTTCAGGATATTTTAAACCTTTATCTAAAATTATTGATTATGTATGAAATTTCTGTTAGTATTTCTCATTCATCATACTATTTTATATTGTACGATATTTATTTTTGGGTAACTCACTGGATGAGAAGCGTGTATGGACTCAAACAAATTCTAGGCTTACAAAAGGCTGGCACCGCTAGTAGATGTACATACCAGTGAGGTGGATCTTAGGGCTTGCattagggaaaaataaaaaaatgtttattccaCTACGCCTGAAATGtgttgacagactccctttaactgCCAGGTTCGAAAAGGACATGAAGTGTTTTTATCcaactttatatataaaaaaaagcagaTCCCCAAAATTTGGCCATAGATGTATAGATAATTAGTACATTTATGATACTAGTATAATCTATAACAGCCAATCCTTACAATTTCCATTGTACTTGCTTCAAAGTAGGATTGACTGTTGGTTGTTTTTGTGTAATCGGTACGTGTATATGAAGGCTGTTAACAATATTTCACTGCGATACACATTTAACCTTTGTGTCTTGAATCTAGCTTAAAGGGTTTATCTCttaaagacaacccctgtccatgtgTTTTATTAGGGCATATGCACGTCCTTCTCAGGACCCTTCTCTATGAGACAGAAGAAATCCCTTTCTGGTGAACTTGAGTTGTCCTTTTTTTACATGGATGGCCAATCATCTTACTGTCTGCCTTGCCATGCTATATTTCCTGTCTGGCTACATcttcccctggcaaaatcagATGCCCaaactaaaaggggttgtctcagagataacccctttaagaatgttCAGAATCATTTCACAGTAAGGAATCACCCTTTTGTTAAGGACAAAGGATTCAATATCAGATTATTTCTATACTTGTCGTCCATGATCAGCTTAAGATCAAGCACAGTCTGCCCACACACAGCATGGAGTTGTCTGAGGAAAATATCAATTTCCAGTAAAAGTTAATATGAGTTGCCCTTTTAAATTTAGGTCCAATTTTGTTCCCCACTTATGCTACTCCTCTCCCCTGTTTCAAACCTTCCTGGTACGTCTCTCACTCCCCTTTCCTTTCCTCCCCTCTTAGTCCTTCTAAAAAGTACAAACTTCTTTTTATTTATGGATGATGTTTTTAGCTTGGAATGGACATCATAAAACTAATgatgatggtattatatgggaGTTCATTTTAAAAAATTCCTTCCCGAGACCCTCAGTGTTGTCCTACCCCTGAAAGTCGCTACCGTTCCTGTTTAAGAGCCACATGCTGGTTGGCTGAGTACTGTTTATTAAAATTTCGAAAATTGGCAACATAAAAAAGATATATTTGACCACTTAATCTGAACAATGTTTGAACTTGTATATAATGCCCATTCCACATTAGGACATCAAGATACAAACGTAGACTGCAGAGGAAATATTCAAAATAACCTGATGAGCAAGTTTGCTAGAAGGGATTCCTTAAGTTGATGTAAGAATTTCATAGTATCTTTAACTATCATAATAGTTTTACATTATGACTCTTGAGCAAGAACAGAATTCTCCAAAACAGAAACCTACATGATAATAATTATAGTGACTCGTGCTCAAGGGTCCAAGTTGTGACAAATCTACTTAAATGTTATGACGTCAGTCCCTTTACTTTCTTAAAAAATTCCCAGAATTATTCTTTAATAGCTTCCTGGGTGTAAACTCTTTAGGTAACTCCACCTATTTCCTTCGACATGACAATGATGTAAGGATACAAATAATTGAACCAAATAAATATCCCTTGACAGAAGCAGAGACACTAAACAGAAATACAGGCACCTCAAAAATCACAACTCTGAACACACATTGTGCTCAAGATGCTTTCCACAGTTGCCCATGTAAGTAAAATATTCAGATGTGTAAGTGAATATTCAAATCATTTtccctttaatatatatatatatatatatatatatatatatatatatatatatatatatatatatatatagttctagcttaatttttttatttaatttgccTATGAATTtaatttccttttatttttttatgttatatatgtgtgtatgtatttttatCATTCTCATTTAGAACTTTTATCATTTTGAATTCTTTACCTCTTAAACCCACCAGTGGAGCCACTATACAGATTATAGTTTTGTTGCATGAGCAGCATgtcatattattaatattttatttatttatttttatagtatttttattattattttaaattatattgtattacattattttatcTCTGCAAGCAATCTGATAAAACAAATGCGGgagaaaaagttttataaaactgtgGCCCTGAAGTCAAttgtatttcaatgggaaatcatGACATTTCATCACCTTTACTGTTACccatttattttctacatttctattttgtatatttatttggaaaatacaaaaacattttttatttttaccaaaatgtTCAAgatttctaaagtaaaaaaaatccatatgattttattaaatatatgtgAAATTGCATTTTTAAATATTAGCATCAATTTACAATAGCATTTTACAAGAGGTATGAAGGTAGAGCAGCATTTGGATCAAGCATTACACACAATTGAAATTTTCTAATTTTACAACACATTTCAGACTGTTCTTTTGTTAATTATATTGCATCACTTGCATTTTACAGAATCATTCGCATATTTTGTCTTACATAATACgagaaaaataatttaatataGGAATAAATTATAAATGAAGAGCACAGATTGTGAAAGTCAAGTCCCCTCTAGTGGTTGTATTTTGCAGTTCACCCTATTATGGCTTTACAGGACAATGCTTTGATGGCAAGTTCAGTATAACAGCAATAAGTTATTACACAGCTTGCCAAGGCTTAAACTGCACATAAATGAAATTTGAAGATGATCTGTCTCTCCTGAGATGCCTGTTTTACTAAATACTTGTATCCCTCATAATACTGTAACATTTTTCCTTAGAACATTCCTCctgtaaatgtatgaataaatggggtaacttgctgttaccattctccttgtcaatgaGGTGTGTCTTTACACACTTTGACACTGACTAGTCTGTGCCAGAGTGTCAAACTATGTGTGGACACTTTACTGACAGGTGAAATGGTAACGCACAGTTGTctttttattcatacatttccaggaggaataacagaggaatggcacagatacagttgtatataaaatatttaaaaaaattctaaaaacaaAGATAGGgacagctgacaggtcctctttgagACATGCTTAAAGAGTCATTCTACTTGTTCTATATGTAGTCTAACATAAATATATGAATTTTAGAGTACACATTAGCAAATATTCTAGTTACAATGTTTCTTTTATTTGTAGAACAccaagaaatttcatgaactatCACGACACATTCACAAGACAGCTGTGAAAGGTAAATATTCATCATGGGATCCCCAAAGATCATTGCCCATAAAATGTTATCTTCGTCACAGTCTTAAATTCAGAGGCAAGAATTATAGTAATAGACAGACTGACAAGTTGAAAGTTTGTATCAAACACAGATTAAACAAGAAGCTATTTGTAAAAATAACATTGACCAGTAAAGGATAGaccttatttataaaatattaaTGTGACATGTTTATTTTCAGTGGTAATTGGGAACCAGTTGGAAGACACAGTCACCAACAGTTTTGCATCATTTATTAATGGGACACGCCCCGAGCATCTGTCTGAAGTTGTCCGTCACAGAAGTAAACGCATGATACTGGACAACATTGGCGTCGGACTGATTGGCAGCACGACGCATGTCTTCAAAATTGTGTTGAAATACTGCCAGGTGAGTAATAATATCATGATAATACTCAAGTAACATTAGAATGAGCTTATACTGGACAGAGGGGTAAAGGTAAAAACgaatagtaattattattattattattattattactacagaaAAACCTCTCTCCATTGCTTACATTGATCACTATtataaaacattgtttttttttagtctaaaTTATAATGCAATAGACACATCGCCAGATACAAATACAAAGATGTGCAATACTCTAAATTACATTGAAGTATTATGTACGTGTATTATGTATGTGAGTGCCAGTTCCTTACACAAGTATGGACTTGTCCTAGGTGCGCTATTGATAAACATTGGATAGTTATATcacaacacagttttttttatgccattattGTTTATATTATTCATTGTTTTAGGACCTGCATTTCTCAGCTTATGGAAATTCCCCCTCCTGTTCAGTATACGGCCAAAAAGGTTTGAAGCTCTCACCAACCCTGGCCGCCTTTGCCAATGGCGTTGCTGTAAGTATATAAGACATAGTAAAGGAAAATCTAAGAATATAATCTGTATAAAGTAGTCATAAAGCTAAAGAGTTATGCATAAATAATCTCCCTATTGACACAGGTTCACTCCATGGATTTTGATGACACATGGCATCCTGCCACTCACCCATCAGGCGCTGTGCTTCCTGCCATTCTGGCATTGTCTCAGATGCTTTCACATGAAAGAAAAGTCAGTGGTGAAGATTTACTGGCAGCTTTCAATGTGGGGATAGAAATACAAGGAAGATTGATGAGTTTCTCTAGTGAAGCAAAAACTATTCCTAAAAAGTGAGTAGATAACTACATTGAGGGAATCATCTCAATtacttaaaatatttttgaaataattaatgatgtttttcttttaacagaTTTCATCCACCTTCTGTTGTTGGCACCATGGGAAGTGCAGCAGCTTCAGCCAAGCTTCTTTCATTAGACAAAGATCAGTGCACCCATGCCCTGGCAATTGCAGCCTCTCTTGCTGGTGCACCAATGGCAAATGCTGCCACTCTAGCTAAGCCGTTACACATTGGCAATGCAACTAGATTAGGTCTTGAAGCTGCCATTCTGGCTGCTAATGGTATGGAGGCCAATTCTCTTATACTTGATGATGTGCCTGGCTGTTCTGGTTTTAGCGCTTTTTACGGTGACTACCAGCCTAAGTCTCTCGCCTCACCAGGAAAGTATTATGAGTTTCTTCTTGAGAAGCAAGACATTGCATTCAAGTCTTTCCCAGCACATTTAGGAATGCACTGGATAGCTGATGCTGCTGTCTCAGTGAGAAACAGGTTTGTAGAACAGTATGGTCCAATTGACCCATCCACCATTCAGAATATTCTTATTAGAATTCCAGTCTCCAAATACATTAACAGACCCTATCCTGACTCAGAACATCAGGCTCGTCACTCCTTCCAGTTCAATGCCTGCACTGCACTACTAGATGGTGAAGTCAACATCAGGTCTTTCCATGAAGACAGAATGTTTCGTAAGGAGCTCCATAATCTCCTGAGTAAAGTGGTAGTGGAGCACCCACAAGACAATGAAGCTAACTTTGACAAGATGTATGGAGAAGTAGTCCTGCTGCTAAAGAATGGAGATGTGATCATTGGAAAATGCAACACCTTTTATGGACATTGGAGAAAACCCCTAAGTCAAGAATCTCTACTGAAAAAATTCTCATCCAATGCTGGACATGTCCTACAGGAAGACCAAATTCAAGGAATAATACAGATGGTAGAAAATCTAGAAAGTGTCACAGATAGCTCACAGTTACCACTCCTGCTCCAGTAAATccataaaattattattcttattttCAATATTTTGCTGCTGAAAAGGCAAAAAGAAAACATTTCAATGCACTATATGAAATGAACTGGAATTCTAAAGCAGGACTGGGATATCTACGAAAATCAGTTTCTTCAACATAGTTATAGGCCTGTCTCTGttaatacacacagacacacataaaaTATGAAACTAAATAGTCCAACAATGTGTGCAGAGCCAGTTAACTAGAAAATGGGGCCCTGAGCAACAAGCAAAGTAGCCCCCACACTCGCCATTTTAAGACAGTTTTTCAAATGTTTGAGAATCGTACTCCCGAGCTTCGATATGCAAATACTTGTATGAACATTTTAAAAAGGATtgtgtatattttttaaataagtcTTGGTTTAGATGtgaatatttatgtatttttatatttaagtGTATTCATAGTTGACCGGACAGATGTCAGGCTGGGGTTACAAGGCATCTTCAGTCCCATTTCATTATGTGAATCAAGGCATTTTTCATTCTTTCACTGGAAATTGCTCAAAGTGTGTGACAATTCTCATTATCGTCTATGGGGGTGATTGCTATTGATCGTAAAGTAGCCACAAACAACAGCATTTTGCAATCATTACTTCGTAGTTCAGTTGAAATTAATGCAATGAACCAGTTATTTTTGTTGTTCCATACCtgactaaaaattaaaaattaagcaactttgacaaagtcttaattaaaaatcccccatcattttgtgtatacagctcctatgcagacctatatatTTCCATGGTAACaaactacaaataaaccctgtgtataGTT belongs to Rhinoderma darwinii isolate aRhiDar2 chromosome 8, aRhiDar2.hap1, whole genome shotgun sequence and includes:
- the LOC142658707 gene encoding cis-aconitate decarboxylase-like, which encodes MLSTVAHNTKKFHELSRHIHKTAVKVVIGNQLEDTVTNSFASFINGTRPEHLSEVVRHRSKRMILDNIGVGLIGSTTHVFKIVLKYCQDLHFSAYGNSPSCSVYGQKGLKLSPTLAAFANGVAVHSMDFDDTWHPATHPSGAVLPAILALSQMLSHERKVSGEDLLAAFNVGIEIQGRLMSFSSEAKTIPKKFHPPSVVGTMGSAAASAKLLSLDKDQCTHALAIAASLAGAPMANAATLAKPLHIGNATRLGLEAAILAANGMEANSLILDDVPGCSGFSAFYGDYQPKSLASPGKYYEFLLEKQDIAFKSFPAHLGMHWIADAAVSVRNRFVEQYGPIDPSTIQNILIRIPVSKYINRPYPDSEHQARHSFQFNACTALLDGEVNIRSFHEDRMFRKELHNLLSKVVVEHPQDNEANFDKMYGEVVLLLKNGDVIIGKCNTFYGHWRKPLSQESLLKKFSSNAGHVLQEDQIQGIIQMVENLESVTDSSQLPLLLQ